A window of the Salmo trutta unplaced genomic scaffold, fSalTru1.1, whole genome shotgun sequence genome harbors these coding sequences:
- the LOC115183304 gene encoding forkhead box protein B1-like, whose amino-acid sequence MPRPGRNTYSDQKPPYSYISLTAMAIQSCPEKMLPLSEIYKFIMDRFPYYRENTQRWQNSLRHNLSFNDCFIKIPRRPDQPGKGSFWALHPSCGDMFENGSFLRRRKRFKLMMMASEHLAQSKPSDAAHYLQQQAKLRLSALAASGTHLPQMSGYNIGVSHQPSTFKHPFAIENIIAREYKMPGGLAFSTMQSMSAGYPLHNQLTTAWPHMYSSSVMDTVAPISMASDYSAYGMPLKSICYGAQSLPAIPVPIKPTPTSMPGLSALPTHIPAFLANSPQSLSPTSPQTATSQSSPATPSETLINPASSAMQSVVSVH is encoded by the coding sequence ATGCCTCGTCCGGGGAGAAACACGTACAGCGACCAGAAACCTCCCTATTCCTACATCTCCCTGACCGCCATGGCTATCCAGTCCTGCCCGGAGAAGATGCTCCCTCTCAGCGAGATCTACAAGTTCATCATGGACAGGTTCCCCTACTACAGAGAGAACACCCAGCGGTGGCAGAACTCCTTACGACACAATCTCTCTTTCAACGACTGTTTTATTAAAATCCCCAGGCGGCCGGACCAGCCCGGTAAAGGGAGTTTCTGGGCTCTCCATCCCAGTTGCGGGGACATGTTCGAGAACGGAAGTTTCTTGCGGCGTCGTAAACGCTTCAAGTTAATGATGATGGCGTCTGAACACCTGGCGCAAAGCAAGCCGTCGGACGCTGCCCACTATCTCCAACAACAAGCCAAACTCCGACTGAGCGCTCTGGCTGCTTCTGGCACACATCTCCCGCAGATGTCCGGTTACAACATAGGAGTCTCTCACCAACCGTCCACTTTCAAACACCCGTTCGCAATTGAGAATATAATCGCCAGAGAGTATAAAATGCCAGGCGGGCTGGCCTTCTCCACCATGCAGTCTATGTCTGCTGGCTACCCGCTGCACAACCAGCTCACCACGGCCTGGCCTCATATGTACAGCTCCAGCGTCATGGACACGGTAGCTCCCATCTCCATGGCTAGTGATTATTCGGCCTACGGAATGCCCCTCAAGTCTATTTGCTATGGCGCTCAGAGTCTACCTGCCATCCCCGTGCCAATCAAGCCCACACCTACTTCGATGCCAGGGCTCTCGGCGCTGCCAACACATATTCCAGCTTTCTTAGCGAACTCTCCCCAGTCTCTCAGCCCCACGTCTCCTCAGACAGCTACCAGCCAAAGCAGCCCTGCCACGCCGAGCGAAACGCTCATAAACCCGGCCTCTTCGGCCATGCAGTCCGTGGTGTCGGTGCACTGA